One Actinospica robiniae DSM 44927 genomic region harbors:
- a CDS encoding YciI family protein — MAHYLLLIHDNESYEDTAGEAVIQARDEGHDRWRDEHRDVLLYSGHLQPTSTATTVREDGLGGYLTTDGPYAETKEALGGFYVIDVPDLDAALAAARKLPYFGPAGEAIVEVRPLFHAG; from the coding sequence ATGGCGCATTACCTACTGCTGATCCACGACAACGAGTCCTACGAGGACACCGCGGGCGAGGCCGTCATCCAGGCCAGGGACGAAGGGCACGACCGCTGGCGGGATGAGCATCGAGACGTTCTGCTCTACTCCGGGCATCTGCAGCCGACTTCGACCGCGACCACGGTGCGCGAAGACGGGCTCGGCGGCTATCTGACCACGGACGGGCCTTACGCCGAGACCAAGGAGGCGCTCGGCGGCTTCTACGTGATCGACGTGCCCGATCTCGACGCGGCGCTCGCGGCGGCGCGGAAGCTGCCCTACTTCGGGCCGGCGGGCGAAGCCATCGTCGAGGTGCGGCCGCTGTTCCACGCCGGGTGA
- a CDS encoding STAS domain-containing protein: MRRPTLVVDVAAVGFCDCAGVRELNAAARRTRAEGGEFRLLGADESLRRVCELAGARDMLAPCLPPDPADLIRGSAVTGTPDPLDS; the protein is encoded by the coding sequence GTGCGCCGGCCGACCCTGGTGGTCGACGTGGCGGCCGTGGGGTTCTGCGACTGCGCCGGAGTCCGCGAGCTGAACGCGGCCGCGCGCCGCACCCGGGCGGAGGGCGGCGAGTTCCGGCTGCTCGGCGCGGACGAGTCGTTGCGCCGCGTCTGCGAGCTGGCCGGGGCGCGGGACATGCTCGCCCCCTGCCTTCCGCCGGATCCGGCCGACCTGATCCGCGGGTCCGCCGTCACCGGAACCCCCGACCCGCTGGACTCCTGA
- a CDS encoding SDR family NAD(P)-dependent oxidoreductase produces the protein MGTIAIYGAGPSLGQAVARRFGREGFRVALVARDPEQLGEKVRALADEGIEAAGFPADIADPAAALRAADEIEARFGAIDVLEHSPTPGRLFAGLLELEPATVSALVDLYLLTPIALVNRLLPGMRERGKGSLLFTMGAAAVHPIPQFAAVSAVLPGLRGYIHTLHQTLAEEGVYAGALIVGALIEGSAAHRNAAAFATEGRQMPTVSPEDLADRLWALSAQRDRVEEILAPALEPRG, from the coding sequence ATGGGGACCATCGCGATCTACGGTGCCGGGCCGTCGCTCGGCCAGGCCGTGGCCCGCCGCTTCGGGCGCGAGGGCTTCCGGGTGGCGCTGGTGGCGCGCGACCCGGAGCAGCTCGGGGAGAAGGTCCGCGCACTGGCGGACGAGGGCATCGAGGCCGCCGGCTTCCCGGCGGACATCGCCGACCCGGCCGCGGCGCTGCGGGCGGCGGACGAGATCGAGGCCCGCTTCGGCGCGATCGACGTATTGGAGCACAGCCCGACCCCGGGCCGGCTGTTCGCGGGGCTGCTCGAGCTGGAGCCGGCCACCGTCTCCGCTCTGGTCGACCTGTACCTGCTCACCCCGATCGCGCTGGTCAACCGGCTGCTGCCGGGCATGCGCGAGCGCGGCAAGGGCTCACTGCTGTTCACCATGGGAGCCGCCGCCGTGCACCCGATACCCCAGTTCGCCGCGGTCAGCGCCGTCCTGCCGGGGTTGCGCGGCTACATCCACACGCTGCACCAGACGCTGGCCGAGGAAGGCGTCTACGCCGGCGCGCTCATCGTCGGCGCCTTGATCGAGGGCAGCGCCGCGCACCGCAATGCTGCCGCCTTCGCGACCGAGGGCCGGCAGATGCCGACGGTCTCGCCCGAGGACCTGGCAGACCGGCTGTGGGCCCTGTCCGCCCAGCGCGACCGCGTCGAGGAGATCCTCGCCCCGGCGCTCGAACCCCGGGGCTGA
- a CDS encoding UDP-glucose dehydrogenase family protein: MPRKIAVFGAGYIGLVTGACFADLGHQVVVRDIVPEKVAALNAGEVPIYEPGLSEVIARNAERLRFTLDADEAAAGAEAVFVCVDTPPTASGDADLSRVWAVVEALKNAVHLKALVVKSTVPTGTGVKIRAYLDEAGLGHVGYASNPEFTAEGRAVEDFLRPDRIVIGAFDDASAALVAEIHEGIDGPVLRMDVPSAETVKLTANALLATKISFANEVANLCEATGADVERVMAAVGADHRLGAHFLKAGLGWGGSCFPKDSVALKQLAANSGYPFQLLNAVIEVNDLQRRRAVNRLKEELGGLSGKTVALLGLTFKARTDDMREAPSTVIAARLLAEGATVRCWDPMARLPRQEPWMLTTRHDTPLDAVTGAEAAMIVTEWPELREVPWEKARATMTGSVLLDGRNVLDPEAMAAAGFTYLSVGRATTRP, translated from the coding sequence ATGCCGCGCAAAATCGCCGTTTTCGGTGCCGGGTACATCGGTCTGGTGACCGGGGCCTGTTTCGCTGACCTCGGGCACCAGGTGGTCGTGCGCGACATCGTGCCGGAGAAGGTCGCGGCGCTGAACGCCGGCGAGGTCCCGATCTACGAGCCCGGCCTGTCCGAGGTCATCGCGCGCAACGCGGAGCGGCTGCGTTTCACCCTCGACGCCGACGAGGCCGCGGCCGGAGCCGAAGCGGTGTTCGTGTGCGTGGACACGCCGCCCACGGCCTCCGGGGACGCGGACCTGTCCCGGGTCTGGGCCGTCGTCGAGGCGCTCAAGAACGCGGTCCACCTCAAGGCGCTGGTCGTCAAGTCCACGGTGCCGACCGGGACCGGCGTGAAGATCCGCGCCTACCTCGACGAGGCCGGCCTCGGCCACGTCGGCTACGCCTCCAACCCGGAGTTCACCGCGGAGGGCCGGGCGGTGGAGGACTTCCTGCGCCCGGACCGGATCGTCATCGGCGCCTTCGACGACGCCTCCGCCGCGCTGGTGGCCGAGATCCACGAAGGCATCGACGGCCCGGTCCTGCGGATGGACGTGCCCAGTGCGGAGACGGTGAAGCTCACCGCGAACGCCCTGCTGGCCACGAAGATCTCCTTCGCCAACGAGGTCGCCAACCTGTGCGAGGCCACCGGCGCGGACGTGGAGCGGGTGATGGCCGCGGTCGGCGCGGACCACCGGCTCGGCGCCCACTTCTTGAAGGCGGGACTCGGCTGGGGCGGCTCCTGCTTCCCGAAGGACAGCGTCGCGCTCAAGCAGTTGGCTGCCAACTCCGGCTACCCGTTCCAGCTGCTCAACGCCGTCATCGAGGTCAACGACCTGCAGCGGCGCCGCGCGGTCAACCGGCTGAAGGAGGAGCTCGGCGGCCTGTCCGGCAAGACCGTGGCGCTGCTGGGCCTGACCTTCAAGGCCCGCACCGACGACATGCGCGAGGCCCCCTCCACCGTGATCGCGGCCCGCTTGCTCGCCGAGGGCGCGACGGTCCGCTGCTGGGACCCGATGGCCCGCCTGCCCCGCCAGGAGCCGTGGATGCTGACCACCCGGCACGACACCCCCCTGGACGCCGTCACCGGCGCCGAAGCCGCGATGATCGTCACCGAGTGGCCCGAGCTGCGCGAGGTCCCGTGGGAGAAGGCCCGAGCCACGATGACCGGCTCGGTGCTGCTCGACGGCCGCAACGTCCTCGACCCCGAGGCCATGGCCGCGGCCGGATTCACCTACCTGTCCGTGGGCCGGGCCACCACAAGGCCCTGA
- a CDS encoding cold-shock protein, with protein MATGTVKWFNAEKGFGFIEQDGGGPDVFAHYSAIASQGYRELKEGQSVSFDVAQGPKGPQAANIVTI; from the coding sequence ATGGCAACCGGCACCGTGAAGTGGTTCAACGCCGAAAAGGGCTTCGGGTTCATCGAGCAGGACGGGGGCGGCCCGGACGTGTTCGCGCACTACTCCGCGATCGCCAGCCAGGGCTACCGTGAGCTGAAGGAAGGCCAGTCCGTCAGCTTCGACGTGGCGCAGGGCCCCAAGGGTCCGCAGGCCGCGAACATCGTGACCATCTGA
- a CDS encoding RNA polymerase sigma factor, which produces MVPDVAEAVARAHREQWAFVLASTVRVTRDLDLAEECVQDVYAKALVAWATTGVPGRPGAWLTTAARNRAVDLIRRAALERRKLPLLAQDEVVAGPADEDEEFPDERLRLIFTCCHPALALQAQVALTLRLVCGLTTAQIARAFLVTETTMAARITRAKRKIAAARIPYRIPDADELPERVDAVLAVVDLLFTTGHTAPSGDQLVLAELVDRATMLARMLRLLLPGHAEVAGLLASVLLTDARRAARTDESGRLVLLADQDRSRWDREAIAEGEALVRVALRARPPGPFALRAAIAAVHAESPSWEATDWAEIVGLYDLLMRCRPTPVVALNRAVALGFAEGAEAGLAALADLAAEPTLASYPYLGVARADLLRRLGRDGLARAAYEEALLFTENKAEREFLARRIAQLE; this is translated from the coding sequence GTGGTGCCGGACGTCGCCGAGGCCGTAGCACGCGCCCACCGCGAGCAGTGGGCGTTCGTGCTCGCCTCCACCGTGCGTGTCACGCGGGATCTGGACCTGGCCGAGGAGTGCGTGCAGGACGTCTACGCCAAGGCTCTGGTCGCGTGGGCGACTACCGGCGTACCCGGCCGGCCCGGGGCCTGGCTGACGACCGCGGCCCGCAACCGAGCGGTGGACCTGATCCGGCGCGCCGCGCTCGAGCGCCGGAAGCTGCCGCTGCTGGCGCAGGACGAGGTCGTCGCCGGGCCGGCCGACGAGGACGAGGAGTTTCCGGATGAGCGGCTCCGGCTGATCTTCACCTGCTGCCACCCGGCGCTGGCGCTGCAGGCGCAGGTCGCCTTGACCCTGCGCTTGGTGTGCGGGCTGACCACGGCTCAGATCGCCCGCGCCTTCCTGGTCACCGAGACCACCATGGCGGCGCGGATCACCCGGGCCAAACGGAAGATCGCCGCGGCCCGCATCCCCTATCGCATCCCGGACGCGGACGAGCTGCCCGAGCGGGTGGACGCCGTGCTCGCCGTGGTGGATCTGCTGTTCACCACCGGCCACACCGCGCCGAGCGGCGATCAGCTGGTGCTGGCCGAGCTGGTGGACCGCGCCACCATGCTGGCCCGGATGCTCAGGCTCCTGCTGCCGGGCCACGCGGAGGTGGCCGGGCTGCTCGCCTCGGTGCTGCTGACCGACGCGCGCCGCGCGGCCCGGACGGACGAGTCCGGCCGGCTGGTGCTGCTCGCCGACCAGGATCGGAGCCGCTGGGACCGGGAGGCGATCGCCGAGGGGGAGGCGCTCGTGCGCGTCGCGCTGCGCGCCCGGCCGCCGGGCCCGTTCGCGCTGCGGGCCGCGATCGCGGCCGTGCACGCCGAGTCGCCGTCCTGGGAGGCCACCGACTGGGCGGAGATCGTCGGGCTCTACGACCTGCTGATGCGGTGTCGGCCGACGCCGGTCGTGGCGCTCAACCGGGCCGTGGCGCTGGGCTTCGCCGAGGGCGCCGAGGCGGGCCTGGCCGCGCTGGCCGACCTCGCCGCCGAGCCGACGCTGGCTTCTTATCCGTACCTCGGCGTGGCCAGAGCCGACCTGCTGCGCCGGCTCGGCCGGGACGGACTCGCGCGCGCGGCGTACGAGGAGGCCCTGCTGTTCACCGAGAACAAGGCGGAGCGGGAGTTCCTGGCCCGTCGCATCGCACAGCTCGAATAA
- a CDS encoding TetR/AcrR family transcriptional regulator — MTGTNPGAGRPLRQDAARNRQLLVLAARDVFHRKGLESPLEEIAKQAGVSIGTLYNRFPSRGELVDAALGPVAEQSVLLAEQALREEDPWDGFVGYLRGMCELIAAERGYTDIYRTRIGDTPVIDAARERMGALKTRIMERAKTAGSLRADVESADVILLLWGISGIIDATREAAPQAWRRHLALALDALRPAAATPLPVPALTAAQMLAATPPR; from the coding sequence ATGACCGGCACGAATCCGGGCGCCGGACGCCCGCTGCGCCAGGACGCCGCGCGCAACCGGCAGCTGCTGGTGCTCGCCGCCCGGGACGTCTTCCACCGCAAGGGCCTGGAATCGCCGCTGGAGGAGATCGCCAAGCAGGCCGGCGTCTCGATCGGAACCCTCTACAACCGCTTCCCCTCGCGCGGGGAGCTGGTCGACGCGGCGCTCGGGCCGGTGGCCGAGCAGTCCGTGCTGCTCGCCGAGCAGGCGCTGCGGGAGGAGGACCCGTGGGACGGCTTCGTCGGCTACCTGCGCGGCATGTGCGAGCTGATCGCCGCGGAGCGCGGCTACACCGACATCTACCGCACGCGGATCGGCGACACCCCGGTCATCGACGCCGCGCGGGAGCGGATGGGCGCGCTCAAGACGCGGATCATGGAACGGGCGAAAACGGCCGGCAGCCTGCGGGCCGACGTCGAGTCGGCCGACGTCATCCTGCTGCTCTGGGGCATCTCAGGGATCATCGACGCCACCCGGGAGGCGGCCCCGCAGGCCTGGCGCCGCCACCTCGCCCTCGCGCTGGACGCGCTGCGCCCCGCCGCGGCCACCCCGCTGCCGGTGCCCGCCCTCACCGCCGCGCAGATGCTCGCGGCCACGCCGCCCCGATGA